The Haloterrigena salifodinae genomic interval TGGACCGGCGAGACCTTCTGGTTCTCGACTCCTTCGGCGTACTGGATCGTGTAGTCATCGATCTGGACGGCCGACTCGGAGGCCTCGGTCGCGTCATCGAGCACGAAGAGGTTGACCGGGACCGCCGCGCCGGCGACGACGGCGAAGACGGCCAACACGGCGAACAGCGCCGTCTTGCGCCGCGTGACCGACGAGAGACGCGTCGACCCCCGGTCGGTCGCCGCCGTCGCGATCTCGCCGATCCGCTCGAGGGGCGAGGTCGACGACCGATCGCTGCCGCGGGCGATCTCGAACGGCCGAGCGACGGGCGACCTAGAACCCGAGCCGCGGAGTCGAGCGAGGCGACGCTCGAGTCGGTCGGGGACGACCGGGCGATCCGAGGCCGTTATCGCGATCGTGACGACGAGCGCGAGGACGACGACGACCAGAACGCCGGGGCCCTGGAAGAGGTAGTAGACGTTCGCGCTGCCGAACCAGTAGATCTGCCACAGACCCTGAGCGAAGCCGAACAGCAGGATTGCGATCCAGACCCGAAGCGCGTCGGGACGGCGTCCCCGCTGCCGGAGGAGTCCGATCGCGAGGACGAGTCCGATGAAGAATCCCAGCGCGTGGCCCTGAATGGCGATGCCCGCCCACGAGGGCGCCGACGGGGCCCGCGGCTGGGCCACGTAGACGCCGATCGGCGTCTGGAGTGCGCGATAGAGCGTCAGCAGTGCGCTCTGCACACCGAGCACGCCGATGAGCGTCACGATCGGATAGTGGACGAGCGAAAAGGCTGCGAAGGCGAAGACGATCCCCGAGAAGCCGATGACGGGACCGAGCGCGAACAGGCTCGAGCCGATCGTGATCGCGACGACGATCAGCGGGAAGACTACCAGCGCGCGGATCCACGGGTTGGTCCGCCACGACGTCGCCGCCGTCTCGCCCCGTCCGTCGGGGTAGTGGCCCCAGGCGTACTCCGCAATCGGCGCGACGACGACGGCGCCGGCGAGGTTCCCGATGAGGTGTCCCGGGCCGGCGTGGGAGAACGACGCCGTTAGCATTCCCAGCGGATAGAAGTACGAATACGCGCGGTAGGGGAGCGTTACCGGGCTTCCGAACGCGGTGATTCCGTCCTGGACGAACAGGTAGATGCAGTAGACCAGCGCGATCACGAGCAACGATCCCCACGGGACGCCCAGGACGAGTCGCGAGCGGGCGACGTCGCCCCAGCGGCGGGCGGGGCTGTGGAGTCTGCGGACGACAGCGACGGAGGCGAGCACCGATGCCACCATAAACAGCGGGACGACGACCGACAGCGCGATCGTCAGGAGGGCCTCCTGCGAGAGCATATCCAGTGGTTCGGCCGCGGCTGTATATTGGTTTAGGTTCTCCCTATCGCGGGTCGTGCAATCGCCGATCACGCACGCGCGGTCGACCCCGTCGCCGACCGCCGTCCCTCGAGCCCGAACAGAAAGCTACAAGCGGCCGACGACCGGAACGGTGGACATGGAACTGCGGGTCACCGAGAGCACCGACACCGAACTTTCGATCGAGATCGCTGGCGAGGATCACACCTTCATGAACGTCCTCAAGGGCGCACTGCTCGAGCACGAGAACGTCAGCGCGGCCACCTACGACGTCAACCCCGAACAGTCGGGTGGCCAGACCGAACCCATCCTCACGATCAAGACCGAGGGCGGCGTCGATCCGCTCGAGGCCCTCGAGGATGCGGCAGTCAACGTCCGCGAGAAGGCCATCTCCTTCCGCGAGGCGTTCGAAGCGGCCGCCTGAACAGGAGCTTCGACACTCGATCTCGGGGGCTCGAGTCCTCGTCTTCTCGCCGGAAACGTCTCTCGAGGTAGATCACGCTCCGTCCGGACGGGATCGGAACGTCCAACAGCTCACTATAGCGCCGCGTCCCCCACCACTCAGGCCAACTACTGTGCGGTGGCGCGCGCTGATCCTCATGGTGCAGAACGAAACGGCGTTCGCCTAGCAGGCTGCGTAGTGGACGTAGACTGACCCCTCGACGACGTGTAAGTCGAGCCCCTCGCGCTCGAGTTCGGGATCCGTGACCGCGTCGCTGGTCTCGAGCCCGCCGGCGATCTCGTCGGCGAGGGCGGCCTCGTCGTCGTAGTCGTCGATCGATAGCGGCGGGGTCAACTGACCGCTGGTGCCTGCGCTCCCGCAACCGACGCCGAAATCGCTCGGCTGGACCCCCTCCGATTCCGTGCCGTCGTGCTCGCTCGCCACGTACGCTCGGTTGTTGTACTCGGCGTAGGCCGCGAGTCCGTCGTCGTACGAGCGCGAGCTATCGCGCTCGGTCTCGAGTCGGTCGTGAACCTCGAGTTCGGTCGCCTCGAGGTCGATCCCCGCGGCCTGGCTGCCCGACCCCGGCGCGTCGGGCGGCGACGGTTCGCCGACGCCCGGAATGATCGACAGCGGTACGACACCGGTCGCGAACAGTGCGGCGACCACGACGATGGCCGCCAGAATCGGCGCGTACGGCTTGGCCACCTCGAGCCAACTGGACGTCTCGAGTTCGCCGTCGACATCGTCGTAGTTCTGTTCGATCTTCTCCAAGTCGTGGTTACCGCAGCGCGAACACGGCGGATTGTACTTGACGTGGTCACGACCGCAGTCCTGACACCGCCAGACGTAGGTGGTGCCAGTGTCGACCGTTTCCGTCTCGGTCACGCCGGTGTCGACGGCGGGGTCACGGTCGCTCGAGGCCGCCCTCGAGGACTCGCTTCGCTCGGCCTCTGTCTCGTCTTCGCCCTCGCCCTCGCGGATGACCGCCTTCTCGAAGGTATTGTGTCCGCAGTTATCACAGGGAGGGTCGTCTTCCGCGTGAGGTTTGCCACACCACGTGCACCGCCACTTCACTGGTCGTAACGCACGACTGTGTCGATATAAGCGTGTTGGAAGTCGAAACGAACGGCCTGAGTTGCCTCGCTCACCGGCTCACGGCCGACTGCCATTCACCGTTTCGTTCGCTCGCGAATCAGAGTCGAACCGGAACGTTCCGGTCGTCCAGATACTCCGTTCCCACCTTTTTCCGCTCGGGTTCGTTCCACTCACCACTCGCGCAAAAATCTGGACCAAAAAGCCGCTTGCTCACTGGCTCACGGCCGACAGCCGTTCGCCGGTTCGTTCGCTCGCGGTTCAGAGTCGAACCGGGACGCCCCGCTCGTCCAGATACTCCTTGGTCTCCTCGATCGAGTACTCGTCGAAGTGGAAGATCGAGGCCGCGAGGCCGGCGTCGGCGCCGGCTTCCGTGAACACGTCGTACATGTCCTCGGGGCCGCCACAGCCAGAGGAGGCGATGACGGGCGTGTCGACGGCGTCGCAGACCGCCTCCGTCAGCGGCAGGTCGTAGCCGTCCTTGGTGCCGTCCTTGTCGATCGAGTTGACGAACAGTTCGCCCGCGCCGCGGGACTCGGCCTCCTGTGCCCACTCGAGGACGTCGACGCCGGTTCCCTCTCGGCCGCCCTTCTTGGTGCACTCGAACCAGCAGGACTCGCCGTCGATCTCGACGTAGTGTTCGCCCCCTTCGTCGAACCGCCGTCTGGCGTCGACGCTGATGACGATACACTGGTTGCCGAAGGCCTTGGCGCCCTCGTTGATCAGTTCGGGGCGCTCGAGCGCGCCGGTGGTGATCGAGACCTTGTCGGCGCCGGCCCGCAGCGTCTCCTTGATGTCGTCGGTGGTGCGGATGCCGCCGCCGACCGTGAGGGGGATAAAGACCTCGTCGGCGACGCGCTCGACGACGTCGAGCATCGTCTCGCGACCCTCCGCGGAGGCGGTGATGTCAAGGAAGACGAACTCGTCGGCGCCAGACTCGTTGTACGCCTTGGCCATCTCCACCGGATCGCCGGTGTACTTCAGGTCCTCGAAGTTGACGCCGGTGTAGACCGCCGGGTTCCCGTCCTCGTCCAAGTCCACGTCGATACACGGGATGATTCGCTTTGTCAGCATGTGGTCGTTGTGCGAGCCTTGGAACCCGGGATAGTAAAGTGGTCCCCATCGGCGTCTCGAGCGACGGACGGCTCGCTTCCTCGAGCGATAGCTCGCTCGAACCGTCTGGCCGGCGAGTTGTCACCGCAACCGCCGCGGTACCGTTCTCAGGCCGACCGCAGTCGCTCCCGGAACGCCTCGACTGCGTCGGGAAGCGCCTCGAGTTGGGCCCGGATGCGCGCGTAATTGCCGTACTCGGTGAACAATGAAACGACGACCTCGGGATCGTTGTCCGCGGCCCGGCGGACGCTGTCGTCGGTCCACTCGAGCGACCGGAGCGTCTCCGCGAGGACGTACGCGCCGATCGACGGCTCGGACACCCACGCGCCGGCCGACGCGGCTGCCTCGATTGCGGCCGTTCGCTCCGCGCGGATCTCCGCGGCCGATTCGGGCGTCGCCAGCGTCCCGTCGTCGATTCGACCGCGCACGCGCTCGAAAGCCCGGTACCGAACCTCGAACCGGGCGGCCTCGTAGAGCGCGATACCGGTGGTTCCGTCCTCGATCGCCAGTCTCAGGCCGTCCCTCGCGCTCGAGACCGAATCCACCGTCCGCCAGAGCATCTGCTCTACGTGCTGGTCGAGCTCTCTGTCGACGATGCCGTCGAGCCAGTCCTCGTCGGATCGATCGGGGACGGTGACGCTTTCGACGCGTTCGGTCGACGCCTCGAGCGTTGCGTCGAAGACCGGCGTCAGATCGGTCGGTGCGTCGGTTTCCTCGTCGAAGCGCTCTGCGAGGTGCTCCCAGACGGTTTTCGTCGCCGCCGCGAACTCAACGTCGCCGGCACCGTCGCCGATATCGATGACGGTAGGATCGTCGTCGTCGATCGCCCACTGATGCCGGCCGAGTTGGTCCGCCGCGCGCCGGAGGTCCGATTCCTGGCGCGCGTAGAACAGCGCCGCCCGGAGCAGTTCGTCCGCGGCGTCAGCGCCCCGATAGTCGATCGACTCGAGTCGATCGCGAACGCTCGAGCGGGTCTCGGTACACTCCTCGCGCAGGTCCGCGACGATCGCTTCGTTCTCGTCTTCGATGGCGGCGAGCGTGGTCGTCGCCGCCCGCGCGGCGTCGCGCGCCTCGCGGGTCGTCCGCAGCGCGCGGTAGCGATCGTCGCCGGTCGCTTTGGCGGCCTCGTCGCGGTAGTCGCGGGCCTCGTCCCGTCGATCTGCGATCGACTGCCGAACGACGCCGTTGGGGACCGTCTGGGCCTCGAGCGGGTCCGGAACGTCCGCCAGTAGCGTCTCGACGCGCTCGAGGCCATCGTCGATGGCGTTCGACGCCGGACCCACCGGCGCCGGCCATTCGATCTCTGGCAGCTCGGTCCCGTCGGCGAGCACGTCGGCCGCGTCGGCCGCGGTGAACGACGATCCGCCGTCGTCGGTCCACGAGAGAGCGCTACAGCCAGCGAGCGCGGCGCTTCCGGTCGCGGCGAGTCCCGCGAGGAACCGCCGGCGACGGCTGTGGCCGCAGTCGCTCATCGCGGTACCTCCGCGCTCGGAGCGTCAGTGTCGTTGGTTTCGGTTCCGTCCATCTTGTTCGCCGCGGAGCCGTTCCTACCGCCGGCGTCGCTCGGACAGGTGGTGCGTTCGGAACTTCCTCGACTCGAGGGGGGATCGTCGTACGGGCGGTGGACGCGGACGAACACCGCTTCCGTGACGGTCCTGTCCGCCTCGCACGGCTCCATCGGGGATTTCAGCGCTCGACAGTAGTTCGTCCGGAACTCGCCATCGGCCGCGCTGACGCTCAGCAGCCGTCGGCGATAGCAGTCGTCGATCGACCGCTGGTCGACGTAGATCGATTCGCCGTCGAAATCGGTCTCCTCGACGAACGCTCGAGCGGCGTCGACGTCGTCGTCCGCGGCGGCGCCGGTGAACCACAGCGCTGCGGCGTCGTCCTCGTCGGTGACGAAGAAATCGGCCAGATAGCGCGGCGCCCGTTTCTCTTCGTCGGCTTCCGCGGCGTCCTCGCTCGAGTAGGCGACGGGCGTATCATCCGTCGAGCGGATCGACAACGACTCGTACTCGTGGGTCGACTCGAGCGTGCCTCCCTCGGAGGTGGAGTGGCCGGAGACCGATTCGCCTTCGCTGAACTCGATGCAGCCGGCGAACGCGGCCGAAAGACAGCCGCCGCTCGCTGCGAGCAGCCGCCGGCGAGAGAGCGATGTGGAGGGCATCGACACCGAATTGGTAGTCTAACTGTAAATACATACTGATTGACTGTATTTAGGAGCGCGATTCTCCGACCGACGCTTTTCGTCGCGAGACGGCGAGTCGCGCCCAACGACCTTCGATGACCGCGAGGGATGAGCGAAGCGCCTGCTCGTCGACGAGAGAGGTGTCTTTAAGGCGGTGAGTCGGCAACAGCCGAGTATGGCAGACGACACGAACCAGACGGCAGACGGCGATACGGGCGCCGACGTCGGCC includes:
- the hisF gene encoding imidazole glycerol phosphate synthase subunit HisF, with protein sequence MLTKRIIPCIDVDLDEDGNPAVYTGVNFEDLKYTGDPVEMAKAYNESGADEFVFLDITASAEGRETMLDVVERVADEVFIPLTVGGGIRTTDDIKETLRAGADKVSITTGALERPELINEGAKAFGNQCIVISVDARRRFDEGGEHYVEIDGESCWFECTKKGGREGTGVDVLEWAQEAESRGAGELFVNSIDKDGTKDGYDLPLTEAVCDAVDTPVIASSGCGGPEDMYDVFTEAGADAGLAASIFHFDEYSIEETKEYLDERGVPVRL
- a CDS encoding DNA-directed RNA polymerase subunit L, yielding MELRVTESTDTELSIEIAGEDHTFMNVLKGALLEHENVSAATYDVNPEQSGGQTEPILTIKTEGGVDPLEALEDAAVNVREKAISFREAFEAAA
- a CDS encoding rhomboid family intramembrane serine protease; amino-acid sequence: MLSQEALLTIALSVVVPLFMVASVLASVAVVRRLHSPARRWGDVARSRLVLGVPWGSLLVIALVYCIYLFVQDGITAFGSPVTLPYRAYSYFYPLGMLTASFSHAGPGHLIGNLAGAVVVAPIAEYAWGHYPDGRGETAATSWRTNPWIRALVVFPLIVVAITIGSSLFALGPVIGFSGIVFAFAAFSLVHYPIVTLIGVLGVQSALLTLYRALQTPIGVYVAQPRAPSAPSWAGIAIQGHALGFFIGLVLAIGLLRQRGRRPDALRVWIAILLFGFAQGLWQIYWFGSANVYYLFQGPGVLVVVVLALVVTIAITASDRPVVPDRLERRLARLRGSGSRSPVARPFEIARGSDRSSTSPLERIGEIATAATDRGSTRLSSVTRRKTALFAVLAVFAVVAGAAVPVNLFVLDDATEASESAVQIDDYTIQYAEGVENQKVSPVQVGPLAEAISIESSGVIVSSTERQIWVEVVPANRLAFTGDAGVVVGGPGWRETVHVERTGWEPVGNDTVYQVEIWPEGEDRRLAHESEGARADVRIDDRNVTIESRDGEFVLEVETQAGETVGTTPMPADGESETAGGLTFERVDDTIYASADGTKVAVATQETYS